In the Purpureocillium takamizusanense chromosome 5, complete sequence genome, one interval contains:
- the LTE1 gene encoding Guanine nucleotide exchange factor lte1 (COG:T~EggNog:ENOG503NYFZ) codes for MDAVDVHHPGKPPASGITASPPLRNDSTRNVTSLRRPTRDSRPKRLGSSAGKAAASPPKLSSARLPARIATAAPATTTGKPLLPATERLSREEKALLRPGREAEADKDDVAPDGSSAGREGRQFTVANVGNNGRIYLRPTVRLAHQRYPQPNFVFPVTPPGAGGLNQSVQGKPPKNPKGARPPKPLELDLSQWTPTPTASPLVGEKQYFPDARGLNHPTRQRRAMSDTTMQEYSAAAESDKDTFKVVISRPAGEEQRPRTMDDLDATAGPLLNINIPSWRIGTPRFTLRGTPIIRGSSYAPTEDIRSSSVSLLDPSSKDYGVLLPKPRPRGIPLAATRPPQSQVPSQQSQPHPPPSPKPSPPPVRDTYISTHLVIEPGMFNDLTFEPACDDRSIVRYSPAGAVTAATPPRLVAEITSPSFLDYELISDFFLTYRAFLEPVSLLRMLVARLRWALARTDERGMIVRVRTFVAVRHWILNYFTDDFIYDYDLRETFCTLLNEFVEEVSQDQSSRKVQLKILAELKKCWRRICAQYWDGSEFDDSLGPEVPISPGGVAEAAEAEQGDMDAAPVNVSRSMPKVSTSTDPETPYIEGEQILPVGDLSLVGHRPGTPQNRVSDGAEWEDVAAGSPLSMASMDIVSCSFPSKTLKALNPNATQLMAAHPVPATSAAAGAAQVATTPKALTGKRVRPAQTHKRNNSISDSLRDHGSDRSSSHDQDLSTMLPSAGSLVRGNLLPPGQAYVDYEPFGPYSSNNRQTTIFQPSVRELPKLRNAGGAMSGNGMKKLIGSVRRAIRARGSGVSPTEGHFMTIAPVGPRGATTNRLPGTAVVPMGRPRNHAGRPPVRIDLLGAEVAEDFKKAVREEEAAAQAEAQRLEMDAPPKSAPPYGGHPDYSAALMDSSTFDGPSPVQRPRSVSDMGITVGSKSIVIVDDTVPFEMAPPQGHYPTVANPSVDTFADAFMTSAADPTPPNTPPSSSLRGNTPRRSSFLLNQHVRTSLIQDALPPFIPDLATLEGTRSTRGSEDAPRPSLSTSRPARRPPVSGVALRMHKKSRSKGAPRSLNSIIHRNYSSFGSGSALPATVLSFDATTDSGASATDAGSDVPIPAPLHVLRRRPGGDLRSANHVADLDRASLRRSRSVGSLAAYTDSIRSSYLLDTRPDSAGNSGPLSPRAQLDHDGAFSVGQLADRQPIKRNLSLFSTHSSKPIMRPSFEAEAQKLAQIPDDDDDGGIESALAKLEGKYDKKTFKRSVEVKLPDAGEEDVERARNEREASVVDSEALRQEKHEKRHLHIMDEQPNTVVDQAPDMMDQVPPKEIKATSRRGLKSFLSVGSQGSYCSIPLLERDFTDGARSRIGTMEWTDRSVLRGSDDSDSLVEVERDPDGAGAEPGQHLSFDLVEKTASIERIKSGELAPSETENQSFLDDASANDTDLSSELSVEGIGAEDSDNDLFGKYQSPNLIYRQSTSRTSTHQMTLAQALSMSPGLSKRQDDRDGPVAPAQPLLPSPELTPTLPQGRGHSSPDLNEPGDSNPSRGAPGFGNIRKYSVHLPFILAFDSDILAQQFTLIEKDALNEIDWKELIDMNWKNAARSDSRSWVHYLQNSEAQGVEVVIARFNIMVKWAISEIVLTQHIEERARCIIKLIHIASHCRRYRNFATLAQLAIALSSNEISRLTQTWKLVPAHDVKTLNSLEALVTPSRNFHAIRAEMEMGSDAGCIPFVGIYTHDLLYNAQRPSEIASSPMTAPLVNFERCRIAAAVVKTLLRLLEASTRYSFVPIEGITERCLWVGALSDDEIRRHSESLE; via the exons ATGGACGCCGTTGACGTGCACCATCCTGGCAAGCCGCCTGCCTCCGGCAtcaccgcgtcgccgcccctgcgAAACGATTCCACACGTAACGTCACGTCGCTTAGGCGTCCCACACGGGACTCGAGGCCCAAGAGGTTGGGCAGCTCGGCCGGCAAGGCCgctgcatcgccgccgaagctctcctcggccagaCTGCCCGCCAGgatcgccaccgccgcccccgcgacgacgacaggtAAACCACTGTTACCAGCCACGGAGCGGCTTTCGCGGGAAGAAAAGGCATTGCTTCGGCCAGGGCGGGAGGCCGAGGCAGACAAGGACGATGTTGCTCCAGACGGTTCCTCGGCGGGTCGCGAAGGTCGGCAGTTTACTGTCGCCAACGTGGGTAATAATGGGAGGATTTATTTGAG ACCTACCGTTCGGCTTGCTCACCAGCGTTACCCGCAGCCCAACTTTGTCTTTCCCGTAACGCCTCCAGGCGCCGGGGGGCTAAACCAGTCCGTTCAGGGCAAACCACCTAAGAACCCAAAGGGTGCGAGGCCACCGAAACCGCTCGAGCTAGACTTGAGCCAATGGACACCGACACCAACCGCATCGCCTTTGGTCGGGGAGAAGCAGTACTTCCCAGACGCTCGTGGCCTCAACCATCCCACGAGGCAACGGCGAGCCATGTCAGACACCACGATGCAGGAGTACAGCGCTGCCGCTGAGTCGGACAAGGACACGTTCAAAGTCGTCATTTCGAGaccggcgggcgaggagcaaCGGCCGCGCACCATGGACGACCTGgacgccaccgccgggcCACTCTTGAACATCAACATCCCGTCGTGGCGCATCGGAACGCCCAGGTTCACCTTGAGAGGCACTCCCATCATACGCGGGTCGTCATATGCCCCTACCGAGGACATCAGAtccagcagcgtctcgcTGCTTGATCCTTCCTCCAAGGATTACGGTGTGCTGCTGCCTAAaccacggccgcgagggATTCCCCTGGCTGCTACCAGGCCTCCACAGTCACAAGTGCCGTCGCAGCAAAGCCagccgcatccgccgccctcccccaaGCCGTCTCCTCCACCCGTACGGGACACTTACATATCCACCCATTTGGTGATTGAACCTGGCATGTTCAACGATCTGACGTTCGAGCCCGCTTGTGACGACCGCTCCATTGTTCGGTATTCCCCGGCTGGCGCGGTAACTGCGGCGACCCCGCCACGCTTGGTTGCTGAGATCACGTCTCCCAGCTTTCTCGACTACGAACTAATCTCCGACTTCTTTCTCACCTACAGAGCATTCTTGGAGCCTGTCAGCCTACTTCGTATGCTTGTCGCGCGGCTGAGATGGGCTTTGGCGCGCACGGATGAGAGGGGGATGATAGTTCGGGTGCGGACTTTCGTTGCCGTGCGCCACTGGATCCTGAACTACTTCACAGATGACTTTATATACGACTACGACCTGCGCGAAACGTTCTGCACCCTGCTCAACGAGTTCGTCGAAGAGGTGTCGCAGGACCAGTCCTCGCGCAAAGTTCAACTCAAGATTTTGGCCGAGCTCAAAAAGTGCTGGAGACGCATCTGCGCCCAATACTGGGATGGCTCGGAGTTTGACGATTCTTTGGGGCCAGAGGTGCCCATTTcgccgggcggcgtggccgaaGCTGCGGAGGCCGAGCAAGGAGACATGGACGCTGCGCCGGTGAACGTCTCCCGATCCATGCCCAAAGTCTCTACGAGCACCGATCCAGAGACACCCTACATTGAGGGGGAGCAAATCCTGCCTGTGGGGGACCTGAGTCTCGTAGGGCACCGACCTGGCACCCCTCAGAATAGGGTGAGCGATGGAGCCGAGTGGgaggacgtggcggcgggctcacCCCTCAGCATGGCGAGTATGGACATTGTCTCGTGCTCGTTTCCAAGCAAGACCCTCAAGGCCCTGAATCCCAACGCGACGCAGCTCATGGCGGCACACCCAGTtcccgcgacgtcggccgccgctggggccGCCCAAGTGGCAACGACGCCAAAGGCCCTCACGGGCAAGCGCGTGCGTCCAGCTCAGACACACAAGCGGAACAACAGCATCAGCGACTCGCTGCGAGATCACGGCTCTGATAGATCCTCGTCCCACGACCAGGACCTTTCGACTATGCTGCCCTCGGCTGGCAGCCTGGTCCGTGGCAACCTGCTGCCTCCAGGCCAGGCCTACGTTGACTATGAGCCGTTCGGCCCCTATAGCAGCAACAACCGACAGACAACCATCTTCCAGCCTAGTGTTCGCGAGCTCCCCAAATTGAGGAATGCGGGCGGTGCCATGTCGGGGAACGGAATGAAGAAGCTCATTGGCAGTGTCCGCCGAGCTATTCGTGCACGCGGCTCGGGCGTCTCTCCAACTGAGGGTCATTTCATGACCATTGCCCCCGTTGGTCCTCGTGGCGCTACCACGAACCGGCTTCCAGGCACTGCCGTTGTGCCCATGGGGCGCCCCAGAAACCATGCAGGGCGACCCCCGGTCCGCATCGACCTCCTCGGAGCAGAAGTTGCCGAAGACTTCAAGAAGGCCGTTCGCGAAGAGGAGGCGGCTGCTCAGGCCGAGGCACAACGCCTAGAAATGGATGCGCCACCCAAGTCTGCGCCGCCGTACGGAGGGCATCCGGATTACTCGGCTGCTCTCATGGATTCGAGCACCTTTGATGGGCCCTCCCCTGTCCAAAGGCCACGGTCGGTGAGTGACATGGGAATCACCGTCGGTAGCAAGTCaatcgtcatcgtcgacgacaccgtTCCCTTCGAGATGGCCCCGCCTCAGGGACACTACCCGACGGTAGCAAATCCATCTGTCGACACGTTTGCAGATGCCTTCATGACCAGCGCCGCGGACCCTACGCCGCCAAACACCCCTCCTTCCAGCTCCCTTCGAGGGAACACTCCACGGAGATCGTCGTTTCTCCTCAACCAACATGTCAGAACTTCATTGATTCAAGATGCTCTGCCTCCTTTCATCCCGGACTTGGCGACGCTCGAGGGGACACGGAGCACGCGGGGCTCTGAGGAtgcgcctcgtccatcgCTTTCCACGTCGCGCCCGGCAAGGCGCCCACCCGTGAGCGGTGTAGCCCTCCGAATGCACAAGAAGAGCCGGTCCAAAGGGGCTCCTCGATCACTCAACTCGATCATCCACCGCAACTACAGCTCCTTTGGCAGTGGCAGCGCGCTCCCCGCGACCGTGCTCAGCTTCGACGCAACGACTGATTCAggggcgtcggcgactgACGCTGGGTCCGATGTCCCAATACCGGCCCCGCTTCATGTTCTACGAAGGCGCCCCGGGGGAGATTTGAGGTCTGCGAACCACGTCGCAGATCTCGACAGGGCCTCGCTGCGGAGATCCCGATCTGTGGGCTCGCTCGCAGCGTACACGGATTCTATCCGCAGCTCCTATCTCCTCGATACACGCCCGGATTCCGCCGGAAACTCGGGTCCGCTTTCGCCGCGAGCGCAATTGGACCACGACGGAGCTTTCTCGGTCGGTCAACTTGCGGACAGACAGCCTATCAAGCGTAACTTATCTCTTTTCAGCACTCACTCGTCTAAGCCCATCATGCGCCCTTCATTCGAAGCGGAGGCGCAGAAGCTAGCGCAGAtccctgacgacgacgatgacggagGGATTGAGTCCGCGTTGGCGAAGCTCGAGGGCAAATACGACAAAAAGACCTTCAAGCGGTCAGTGGAAGTGAAGCTGCCTGACGCTGGTGAAGAGGATGTTGAAAGGGCGCGTAACGAAAGGGAAGCAAGTGTCGTCGATtcggaggcgctgcggcaAGAGAAGCATGAGAAACGGCATTTGCATATCATGGACGAACAACCCAATACCGTGGTAGACCAAGCCCCGGACATGATGGATCAAGTACCCCCCAAGGAAATCAAAGCCACGTCACGAAGGGGGCTAAAATCTTTCCTCTCCGTTGGCTCCCAGGGGTCATATTGCTCTATCCCCCTTCTTGAAAGGGACTTCACCGACGGCGCTCGGAGCAGAATCGGCACAATGGAGTGGACTGACAGGTCCGTCTTGAGAGGCTCCGATGACAGCGATTCGCTGGTCGAGGTTGAGCGAGATcccgatggcgccggcgcagagcCCGGGCAGCACCTGTCCTTCGACCTAGTCGAGAAGACAGCAAGCATAGAGCGAATCAAGTCTGGCGAGCTTGCCCCTTCGGAAACCGAGAATCAGTCGTTCCTGGACGATGCCAGCGCAAACGATACCGACCTGTCCTCGGAACTCTCCGTTgagggcatcggcgccgaggactcGGACAATGACTTGTTCGGAAAATACCAGTCTCCCAACCTCATATACAGGCAATCCACGTCGAGAACATCCACGCACCAGATGACCTTGGCTCAAGCTCTTAGCATGTCACCCGGCCTCTCCAAGAGGCAGGATGACCGCGACGGCCCGGTTGCACCAGCACAGCCGCTGCTTCCTTCACCAGAGCTGACGCCAACCCTTCCACAGGGCCGCGGGCATTCATCACCGGACCTAAATGAGCCCGGAGATTCCAACCCTTCGAGGGGGGCGCCCGGCTTTGGTAACATCCGAAAGTACTCGGTCCATCTACCCTTCATCTTGGCCTTTGATTCGGATATTCTCGCCCAGCAGTTCACCCTGATTGAGAAGGATGCGTTGAACGAGATTGACTGGAAAGAACTAATCGATATGAATTGGAAGAACGCTGCTAGAAGCGACTCTCGTTCGTGGGTACACTACCTGCAAAACAGCGAGGCACAAGGCGTTGAAGTGGTGATCGCGCGGTTCAACATCATGGTCAAGTGGGCCATCTCCGAGATCGTTCTCACTCAACAcatcgaggagcgcgcccgATGCATCATCAAGCTTATCCATATCGCCTCTCACTGCCGACGATACCGCAACTTTGCGACCCTGGCCCAGCTGGCCATTGCACTGTCTAGCAACGAGATATCTCGCTTGACTCAGACCTGGAAGCTGGTGCCTGCGCACGATGTCAAGACCCTCAACAGTCTAGAGGCCCTGGTCACGCCGAGCCGGAACTTTCATGCCATCCGAGCagagatggagatggggTCCGATGCCGGATGCATACCCTTTGTGGGCATTTACACTCACGACCTGCTTTATAATGCTCAGCGCCCCTCGGAGATTGCAAGCTCCCCCATGACGGCACCGTTGGTTAATTTTGAACGCTGCCGCatcgctgctgccgtcgtcaagaCACTTCTCCGCCTTCTGGAAGCAAGTACGAGATATTCGTTTGTTCCCATTGAGGGTATTACGGAACGTTGCCTTTGGGTTGGCGCCTTGAGCGATGATGAAATCAGACGCCATTCTGAGAGCCTTGAATAA